One part of the Treponema peruense genome encodes these proteins:
- a CDS encoding UvrB/UvrC motif-containing protein — protein sequence MLCDFCHEREAVIYMEQITGGSQKRRINICVECAVERGINPDPKSIQASLGVLFKELADTKRRMEEADKKLCPVCGTSLGKIKKTLNVGCPECYAIFRDDVTALLSQKGPVEPYKGTMPARLSTVHSVLNDRIILRNKLDDAVAAENYEKAALYRDYLKALEKTAVSGDGSFTGEDNGQLS from the coding sequence ATGCTTTGCGATTTTTGCCATGAGAGAGAAGCTGTCATCTATATGGAACAGATAACCGGCGGCAGCCAGAAGCGCAGAATCAATATCTGCGTGGAATGTGCCGTTGAAAGGGGAATTAATCCTGACCCAAAAAGCATACAGGCATCGCTTGGAGTTTTGTTCAAGGAACTTGCTGATACAAAAAGAAGAATGGAAGAAGCCGACAAAAAACTCTGTCCTGTATGTGGAACAAGTCTTGGAAAAATAAAAAAGACACTCAATGTCGGATGCCCGGAATGTTATGCCATATTCAGGGACGATGTAACCGCACTTCTTTCACAAAAAGGACCGGTAGAACCGTACAAGGGAACAATGCCTGCGCGTCTTTCTACGGTACATTCTGTTCTTAACGACAGGATTATTTTAAGAAACAAACTTGATGATGCTGTTGCTGCCGAAAACTATGAAAAGGCCGCACTTTACCGCGATTATCTTAAGGCACTTGAAAAGACAGCCGTGTCAGGGGACGGAAGCTTTACGGGGGAAGACAATGGGCAGCTCTCCTGA
- a CDS encoding valine--pyruvate transaminase, with amino-acid sequence MFSDFGKKMTGDSGILRLMEDLGSPLPPGMPSYSLGGGNPAQIPEIEAMYRREMERIMSDGRRFEDLIGRYDGPQGQIDFIEAVASYLSKTYGWNVKSENVAVCNGSQSACFYLFNLLSGTFTQNGVQQKKKILFPLVPEYVGYADQGIENDTFVSIPSKFEEYDDHTFKYFADLEKVENYLSHHEEVAAMCVSRPTNPTGNVLTDVEIEKLSALAKKYSIPLIIDNAYGLPWPHIIFSKDATPVWNENIILSMSLSKIGLPSLRTGIIIAKKEIVTALSNLNSIIALASGSLGQSIAANLIRSGELVKNADSCVRPFYERKNLLAQKWIHKYFAGGDYAVHKGEGSIFLWILMRDLSITTMEFYAKLKERGVIVVPGEYFFFGSDSSSDLPPVQNHPHYSKCIRLNYARPDDEVENGIRIISEVYRKYRRPL; translated from the coding sequence ATGTTTTCAGATTTTGGAAAAAAGATGACAGGTGATTCCGGAATATTAAGGCTCATGGAAGATTTGGGCAGTCCGCTTCCTCCGGGAATGCCGTCCTATTCTTTAGGCGGGGGAAATCCTGCACAGATTCCCGAAATTGAGGCAATGTACCGCCGCGAAATGGAACGGATTATGTCTGACGGCCGCAGGTTTGAAGATCTTATCGGACGCTATGACGGCCCTCAGGGACAGATAGATTTTATAGAGGCTGTTGCTTCATATCTGTCAAAAACATACGGCTGGAACGTAAAAAGCGAAAATGTTGCTGTTTGCAACGGAAGCCAGAGTGCATGTTTTTATCTGTTCAATCTTCTTTCGGGAACATTTACGCAGAACGGTGTTCAGCAAAAAAAGAAAATACTTTTTCCACTTGTTCCGGAATATGTAGGATACGCCGACCAGGGAATAGAAAATGACACGTTTGTAAGCATTCCGTCAAAATTCGAAGAATATGATGACCATACATTCAAGTATTTTGCTGATCTCGAAAAAGTAGAAAACTATCTTTCCCACCATGAAGAAGTTGCCGCAATGTGTGTAAGCCGTCCTACAAATCCTACGGGAAACGTACTTACAGATGTCGAAATCGAAAAGCTGTCGGCCCTTGCCAAAAAGTATTCAATTCCGCTTATAATAGACAATGCATACGGACTTCCCTGGCCGCATATTATATTCAGCAAAGATGCAACCCCTGTCTGGAACGAAAATATAATTCTGAGCATGAGCCTTTCAAAAATAGGCCTTCCAAGTCTGCGCACGGGAATAATTATTGCAAAAAAAGAAATTGTTACCGCACTTTCAAATCTTAATTCAATTATTGCACTTGCTTCTGGAAGTCTGGGTCAGTCAATTGCAGCAAATCTCATAAGATCAGGTGAACTTGTAAAAAATGCAGACAGTTGCGTGCGTCCCTTCTATGAAAGAAAAAATCTTCTTGCGCAAAAATGGATTCACAAATATTTTGCAGGAGGCGACTACGCTGTACACAAAGGTGAAGGTTCAATTTTTCTGTGGATTCTTATGCGCGATTTAAGCATTACAACAATGGAATTCTATGCAAAACTCAAGGAAAGGGGAGTGATTGTCGTTCCGGGTGAATACTTCTTCTTCGGATCCGATTCATCCTCTGATCTTCCCCCGGTACAGAATCATCCGCACTATTCAAAGTGCATAAGACTCAATTATGCCCGTCCCGACGATGAAGTGGAAAACGGAATCAGAATTATTTCAGAGGTATACAGAAAATACCGCCGTCCGTTGTAA
- a CDS encoding FN3 associated domain-containing protein produces MKFKLRTIVFAFFLLCGTAFAFSDRDIISPSAGVWGNVQALVLDASDGSDLYYSLTGSDPLVSGFAYDGPVVIDGTGDVSVNITAVAKDGTRSDFSVSYSVKESEEIPENSSVFIHSVSKNPIRKYISGTEFSIPKGFLYSLSNSVPPSYASGTISLSAQNQMEAYVPCTISDGKNFFHFVIHVIPDAAAVSSASVAGTAETSVPFTVRDWNNIQFTGDKLLYQIDDEYWSADKSERTIDRTVPHTIRWQSMEYMEGNPVGECVLPVVPTLLCYRNADGMLEFLLSDEGRSQLSPVSQSLSAEKMAAGLYSSMKADIFDCGELSGTAVFDVYQNGVRQGTLSCDYLLDKIPPAKPVFSSSSDAGLARDEVVVTMSSETDSFVFYSISGPVESETAFLPGTQTDLPKPSPESFEFYSGQEIRLRSPSEKAALYKVSAFASDAFGNRSPVSEYTVVVDKFNYYISGSSTSEKPDGTYGNPFSTFDQALEVINSQEYMRLFVVSDIKIETNAKIESDCDIIGGSSRIEFAPSASLEVSGAKVLLKDCLIECDSSSLSLQKPLVSLKNGASLSVNNCEIIGLFDSDAVLFDCAESSLNVVDSGLSVQSRTYGCVISSQKSDVSVSSSRITAVSETGVGASCSGGKCLFYGNEFFVIASMGRALEFYAADADLENNNFSAVLRNGPSGASAVWKDADTVILQNLQNKSEGF; encoded by the coding sequence GTGAAATTCAAATTAAGGACGATTGTTTTTGCATTTTTTCTTCTTTGCGGAACTGCATTTGCATTTTCGGACAGGGACATTATAAGCCCCTCTGCCGGAGTATGGGGAAATGTGCAGGCTCTCGTTCTTGATGCAAGCGACGGCAGCGATCTCTATTATTCACTTACGGGAAGCGACCCGCTTGTTTCGGGCTTTGCCTACGACGGTCCTGTTGTAATAGACGGAACCGGTGATGTAAGTGTAAATATTACGGCTGTTGCAAAAGACGGAACGCGCTCGGACTTTTCGGTTTCGTATTCAGTTAAGGAAAGCGAAGAAATTCCCGAAAACTCGTCTGTCTTTATTCATTCAGTTTCAAAAAATCCGATAAGAAAATATATTTCGGGAACAGAATTTTCCATTCCCAAAGGCTTTTTGTATTCACTTTCAAATTCTGTTCCACCTTCATATGCTTCGGGAACAATTTCTCTTTCTGCACAAAACCAGATGGAAGCTTATGTACCATGTACAATATCTGACGGAAAAAATTTCTTTCACTTTGTAATACACGTTATTCCGGATGCGGCTGCTGTTTCTTCTGCTTCTGTTGCCGGAACCGCAGAAACTTCCGTGCCGTTTACTGTACGCGACTGGAATAACATTCAGTTTACAGGCGACAAACTTTTGTACCAGATCGACGATGAGTACTGGAGCGCAGACAAATCTGAACGCACAATAGACAGAACTGTTCCGCATACAATCCGCTGGCAGAGCATGGAGTATATGGAAGGAAATCCTGTAGGCGAGTGTGTGCTTCCTGTTGTTCCTACTCTTTTGTGCTACAGAAATGCAGACGGAATGCTTGAATTTTTACTTTCTGACGAAGGACGATCGCAGCTTTCTCCTGTCTCCCAGTCACTGTCTGCAGAAAAAATGGCGGCTGGGCTTTATTCTTCAATGAAGGCAGATATCTTTGACTGCGGTGAACTTTCAGGAACTGCAGTTTTTGACGTGTACCAGAACGGAGTAAGACAGGGAACACTTTCCTGTGATTATTTGCTCGATAAAATTCCGCCTGCAAAGCCTGTATTCAGTTCGTCATCAGATGCAGGTCTTGCACGCGATGAAGTTGTTGTTACCATGTCTTCTGAAACCGACTCGTTTGTCTTTTACAGCATAAGCGGTCCGGTCGAATCAGAAACGGCATTTCTTCCGGGAACACAGACAGATCTTCCAAAGCCTTCTCCCGAAAGTTTTGAATTCTATTCTGGACAGGAAATAAGGTTGCGCTCTCCTTCAGAAAAAGCTGCCCTTTACAAAGTGTCTGCGTTTGCTTCTGATGCGTTCGGCAACAGGAGCCCCGTTTCAGAATATACAGTCGTTGTAGACAAATTCAATTACTATATTTCAGGAAGCAGCACTTCTGAAAAACCCGACGGAACTTACGGGAACCCGTTTTCTACTTTTGACCAGGCTCTTGAAGTAATTAATTCGCAGGAATACATGCGTCTTTTTGTTGTGTCTGACATAAAGATTGAGACAAATGCAAAAATAGAGTCCGATTGTGACATCATAGGCGGCAGTTCGCGGATTGAATTTGCCCCTTCTGCGTCACTTGAAGTTTCGGGTGCAAAGGTTTTGTTAAAAGACTGTCTTATTGAGTGCGATTCATCTTCTTTGTCTTTGCAAAAACCGCTTGTTTCCCTAAAAAACGGTGCTTCACTTAGTGTAAATAACTGTGAAATTATTGGACTGTTTGATTCTGATGCCGTTCTGTTTGACTGCGCGGAATCATCTCTTAATGTCGTTGACAGCGGTCTTTCTGTGCAGTCGCGCACTTACGGCTGTGTTATTTCTTCGCAAAAATCTGATGTAAGCGTTTCTTCTTCAAGAATTACTGCTGTTTCTGAAACCGGCGTCGGCGCCAGCTGTTCGGGCGGAAAGTGTCTTTTTTATGGCAATGAATTTTTTGTAATTGCTTCTATGGGGCGAGCACTGGAATTTTATGCAGCAGATGCAGATCTTGAAAACAATAATTTTTCTGCCGTGTTAAGAAACGGGCCTTCGGGGGCAAGCGCTGTCTGGAAAGATGCCGACACTGTTATCCTGCAGAATTTGCAGAACAAGTCGGAGGGTTTTTGA
- a CDS encoding ABC transporter ATP-binding protein, with protein sequence MNDADNIILKISALEKTYVTGSENLTILKDLDMSVSRGTKCVIVGESGSGKSTLLNIIAGLDSVTGGSVCVNGKDVAKMNERSLPEFRRSVLGLIFQFHYLLKDFTALENVFLPAYMAGVPKRAAMEKAKSLLNDVGLSSRAEHLPSQLSGGERQRVAVARSLVNDPELILADEPTGNLDPANAALIGNLLFTMAEKYNKTLLLVTHDMTLASRGDIKYRIESGRLSEAF encoded by the coding sequence ATGAATGATGCAGATAATATTATTTTAAAAATCAGCGCTCTTGAAAAAACATATGTTACCGGAAGTGAAAATCTTACAATACTGAAAGATCTGGATATGTCGGTTTCTCGAGGAACAAAATGCGTTATTGTCGGTGAAAGCGGAAGCGGAAAATCAACTCTGCTCAATATAATTGCCGGCCTTGATTCTGTAACAGGCGGAAGTGTCTGCGTTAACGGAAAAGATGTGGCAAAAATGAATGAACGCTCTCTTCCCGAATTCAGGCGCTCGGTTCTTGGTCTTATATTCCAGTTCCATTATCTTTTGAAAGATTTTACCGCTTTGGAAAATGTTTTTCTTCCGGCCTATATGGCTGGTGTTCCAAAACGCGCGGCTATGGAAAAAGCAAAATCGCTTTTGAATGATGTAGGTCTTTCTTCACGTGCAGAACATCTTCCGTCTCAGCTTTCTGGAGGGGAAAGACAGCGTGTCGCCGTTGCAAGAAGTCTTGTAAATGACCCAGAACTTATTCTTGCAGATGAACCTACAGGAAACCTTGATCCGGCAAATGCAGCCCTTATAGGAAACCTGCTTTTTACCATGGCAGAAAAATACAACAAAACGCTTCTGCTTGTAACACACGATATGACACTTGCGTCACGCGGTGACATAAAATACAGAATAGAGTCGGGCAGGCTCTCGGAGGCTTTCTGA
- a CDS encoding ATP-dependent Clp protease ATP-binding subunit — MMIEKLSPRAQRLMLALAPDEARKLGSMQLEPEHMLLALLKSADGLGYITLRQLRINVLTMQLAVEQSMPSRFPDKSLDDIPPSERTEGLLKNAEFQSHTMGDGYTGTEHILLALVNEPKSIASTYFAKAGIEFSSVRQTVRDVQKKVPTSAQKNREEQGIERNFIPPRMNAMSDGSYSSEKKQSRSSFLEQYSRDLTAEAAKGDTDPVIGRDAEVGRVVQILCRRTKNNPVLVGEPGVGKTAVAEGLAQRIAMRNVPRDLLGKKVLALDLAALIAGTKYRGEFEERLKRVMKEIKENKNIILFIDELHTIIGAGGPEGSMDASNMIKPALSRGEMQLLGATTTKEYRKYLEKDSALARRFQVVRVEEPSQHDTEKILEGIKSRYEDFHRVIYDDGVIPAIVKYSSRYISERFLPDKAIDVMDEAGASKKILGDVRPAEIDRLEKQLSELSERKSKLVASQDYESAALVRDKISDVRRKIDLLNSEWKESVRSSRKHVTVDDICRIVSSTTGIATDRLDDGEGRHLLDMEKIIGSEVIGQEDAVKAVSSAIRRSRAGVSSPKRPVGSFIFLGPTGVGKTKLAKSLAKFLFGSEDALIRVDMSDFMEKQNASRLVGAPPGYVGYEEGGTLTESVRRRPYSVVLLDEIEKAHSDIFNLLLQMLEEGELKDNLGHVVNFRNTVVIMTSNAGARQITSEGRVGFTSMEEGVLPYEDIKSGAVSELKRIMSPEILNRVDDILVFNPLGKEQVSKILDLELAELCSRLSEKNISLCIKDEARDYLSKKGYDPSMGARPMRRLIQREIEDPVADILLAGTDPDGGTVTVDFDSSEEVLSVKYRRPRKNTKKSITETAKK, encoded by the coding sequence ATGATGATAGAAAAACTTTCCCCAAGGGCACAGCGTCTCATGCTTGCACTGGCACCAGATGAAGCACGCAAGCTTGGTTCCATGCAGCTCGAGCCCGAACATATGCTTCTGGCTCTGCTAAAGTCGGCAGACGGTCTCGGTTATATTACACTCAGGCAGTTGAGAATAAATGTTCTTACAATGCAGCTGGCTGTGGAACAGAGCATGCCGTCGCGTTTTCCAGACAAAAGCCTTGATGATATTCCGCCTTCCGAAAGAACAGAAGGTCTTTTGAAAAATGCAGAATTCCAGTCGCATACAATGGGTGACGGCTATACCGGAACAGAACATATTCTTCTGGCGCTGGTAAACGAACCCAAGTCCATTGCGTCTACATATTTTGCCAAAGCCGGAATTGAATTTTCTTCTGTAAGACAGACAGTGCGTGATGTTCAGAAAAAAGTTCCGACTTCTGCACAAAAAAACCGGGAAGAGCAGGGAATTGAACGCAACTTTATTCCGCCAAGAATGAATGCAATGTCAGACGGAAGTTATTCTTCTGAAAAAAAACAGTCACGCTCTTCTTTTCTTGAACAGTACAGCCGCGATCTTACGGCAGAAGCAGCAAAGGGCGACACAGACCCTGTAATAGGACGCGATGCAGAAGTAGGTCGCGTTGTTCAGATTTTGTGCAGAAGAACAAAAAATAATCCCGTTCTTGTAGGAGAGCCGGGTGTCGGAAAAACTGCGGTTGCAGAAGGTCTTGCACAGCGCATTGCAATGAGAAACGTTCCGCGCGATCTTCTTGGAAAAAAAGTTCTTGCGCTGGATCTTGCAGCCCTCATTGCAGGAACAAAATACCGCGGTGAATTCGAAGAAAGACTCAAGCGCGTGATGAAAGAGATAAAGGAAAACAAAAACATAATTCTTTTCATAGACGAGCTTCATACAATAATCGGCGCCGGCGGTCCTGAAGGTTCAATGGATGCCAGCAACATGATTAAGCCTGCACTAAGCCGCGGAGAAATGCAGCTTCTTGGTGCAACTACGACAAAAGAATACCGCAAGTATCTTGAAAAAGACAGCGCGCTTGCAAGACGCTTCCAGGTTGTAAGGGTAGAAGAGCCTTCACAACACGATACAGAAAAAATTCTTGAAGGAATAAAATCTCGCTATGAAGACTTTCACCGCGTAATTTATGACGACGGGGTAATTCCTGCAATCGTAAAGTACAGCAGCCGTTATATCTCTGAACGTTTTCTTCCCGACAAAGCCATCGATGTAATGGATGAAGCCGGTGCCTCAAAAAAGATTCTGGGCGATGTGCGTCCTGCCGAAATTGATCGTCTTGAAAAACAGCTTTCAGAACTTTCTGAACGCAAGTCAAAACTTGTTGCCTCACAGGACTACGAAAGCGCTGCCCTTGTAAGAGATAAAATATCTGACGTAAGAAGAAAAATAGATCTCCTTAACAGCGAGTGGAAGGAATCTGTACGCTCTTCAAGAAAACATGTAACCGTTGATGATATATGCAGAATAGTAAGTTCAACTACGGGAATAGCGACAGACAGGCTTGATGACGGGGAAGGAAGGCATCTTCTTGATATGGAAAAAATCATTGGTTCTGAAGTTATAGGCCAGGAAGATGCTGTAAAGGCCGTGAGCAGTGCCATAAGACGCAGCCGGGCCGGTGTTTCGTCTCCAAAGCGTCCTGTAGGTTCATTCATTTTTCTTGGGCCAACAGGCGTGGGTAAAACAAAACTTGCAAAATCCCTTGCAAAATTTCTGTTCGGAAGTGAAGACGCACTCATAAGGGTAGACATGAGCGACTTTATGGAAAAACAGAACGCATCAAGACTTGTAGGTGCACCGCCGGGATACGTGGGCTACGAAGAAGGAGGAACCTTGACAGAAAGTGTAAGGCGCCGTCCTTATTCAGTAGTTCTTCTTGATGAAATAGAAAAGGCCCACAGCGATATATTCAATCTTCTTCTACAGATGCTGGAGGAAGGCGAACTTAAGGACAATCTTGGTCACGTTGTAAATTTCAGAAACACAGTCGTCATAATGACAAGCAACGCCGGCGCAAGGCAGATAACATCTGAAGGACGCGTAGGCTTTACTTCAATGGAAGAAGGTGTGCTTCCTTACGAAGACATAAAGTCCGGGGCTGTTTCAGAATTAAAGCGCATAATGTCACCCGAAATTCTTAACCGCGTGGATGACATTCTTGTATTCAATCCTTTGGGAAAAGAGCAGGTTTCAAAAATACTCGATCTTGAACTTGCCGAACTTTGCAGCCGTCTTTCTGAAAAGAACATAAGCCTTTGTATAAAAGACGAAGCAAGGGATTATCTTTCCAAAAAAGGCTATGATCCTTCAATGGGTGCACGTCCTATGAGAAGGCTTATCCAGCGTGAAATAGAAGATCCTGTAGCAGACATTCTTCTTGCCGGAACAGATCCCGACGGCGGTACGGTAACCGTTGATTTTGATTCCTCAGAAGAAGTCCTTTCGGTAAAATACAGGCGTCCCAGAAAAAATACAAAAAAAAGCATTACAGAAACTGCAAAAAAATAA
- a CDS encoding ribonuclease HII, with protein sequence MQSLVAGIDEAGRGPLAGPVTAGCVILPPDFPVEMLNDSKKLSEKKRIVAEEQIKKYACWGIGVIDHTIIDEINILQATLKAMKVAFDMAVMKLPDWCKKNSLVLPDVSQMNAVVDGIFVPEINCLARSEVKADAKFPCVMAASIIAKVGRDRIMCEYDKMYPGYGYASHKGYPTPAHKEACRRLGPSPIQRLSFKY encoded by the coding sequence ATGCAGTCTCTTGTAGCCGGAATTGATGAAGCAGGTAGGGGACCTCTGGCCGGTCCTGTTACTGCTGGTTGTGTTATTCTGCCGCCGGACTTTCCTGTAGAAATGTTGAATGACAGTAAAAAACTTTCTGAAAAAAAACGGATTGTCGCCGAAGAACAGATAAAAAAATATGCCTGCTGGGGAATAGGTGTAATTGACCATACCATAATTGATGAAATAAATATTCTTCAGGCTACACTTAAAGCAATGAAAGTTGCCTTTGACATGGCTGTCATGAAACTGCCTGACTGGTGCAAAAAGAATTCACTTGTGCTGCCGGATGTTTCACAGATGAATGCTGTTGTTGACGGTATTTTTGTTCCTGAAATAAACTGCCTTGCAAGAAGTGAAGTAAAGGCAGACGCAAAGTTTCCATGCGTAATGGCTGCAAGTATAATTGCAAAAGTCGGGCGTGACAGAATTATGTGTGAATATGACAAAATGTACCCCGGTTACGGTTATGCGTCACATAAAGGTTACCCGACACCTGCCCATAAAGAAGCATGCCGCCGTCTGGGACCTTCACCCATTCAGCGGCTGTCGTTCAAATATTGA
- a CDS encoding DUF3276 family protein has product MGIRGELYTNQVNLDNRSYFFNVKENRNGDVFLQIVESKIKEGADDRRSIVVFADDMQKFLSGMDSSLSFIDKDRKEKAKLRAEKKAAKEAKYAAGAQKDDDSFAKKVYRRKGESRLVAEKRAERKDDGIKRTGRVIHVTSKRSSTPTVTEEY; this is encoded by the coding sequence ATGGGAATACGAGGCGAGCTTTACACAAACCAGGTGAATCTTGACAACAGGTCATATTTTTTTAACGTAAAGGAAAACCGCAACGGCGATGTATTTCTGCAGATTGTTGAAAGCAAAATCAAAGAAGGAGCAGACGACAGAAGATCCATTGTTGTCTTTGCCGATGACATGCAGAAATTTCTTTCAGGAATGGACAGTTCTTTAAGTTTCATAGACAAAGACCGCAAGGAAAAGGCAAAGTTGCGTGCAGAAAAGAAAGCTGCAAAAGAAGCAAAGTATGCAGCCGGAGCCCAAAAAGATGATGATTCGTTTGCAAAAAAAGTTTACAGAAGAAAGGGAGAAAGCCGTCTTGTTGCAGAAAAACGTGCAGAGCGCAAGGATGACGGAATAAAAAGAACAGGCCGTGTAATTCACGTTACATCAAAGCGTTCTTCAACTCCGACAGTAACAGAAGAATATTAA
- a CDS encoding phosphoribosyltransferase has translation MKEFLQYDNVRNDALLLAHKIYQKDGFVPDIIYTSLRGGAYMANVISEYYKVALKNHKPVLYAAVVARSYSDVHKHESVRIDGWTYSPDYLRMGDKVMLVDDIFDSGRTLNYLVGILLEKGVPRENIKVVVHDYKIYKYKEQLPIQPDYWCRKFEIESPGDNPWINYNSHELVGLTQTELEQNFYAPYPELREVLEPIFKDAR, from the coding sequence ATGAAAGAATTTCTTCAGTATGATAATGTCAGAAACGATGCACTTCTTCTGGCCCATAAGATTTACCAGAAAGACGGATTTGTTCCCGATATAATTTACACTTCACTCCGGGGCGGCGCTTACATGGCAAACGTCATAAGCGAATATTACAAGGTTGCGCTCAAAAACCACAAGCCCGTTCTTTATGCCGCAGTTGTTGCAAGAAGTTACAGCGATGTTCACAAGCACGAGTCAGTAAGAATTGACGGTTGGACGTATTCCCCGGACTACCTGCGCATGGGCGACAAGGTTATGCTTGTTGACGACATTTTTGATTCAGGAAGAACACTCAATTATCTGGTCGGAATTCTTCTCGAAAAAGGTGTTCCGCGCGAAAATATAAAAGTTGTTGTGCATGACTACAAAATTTACAAGTACAAGGAACAGCTTCCAATTCAGCCTGACTACTGGTGCCGCAAGTTTGAGATTGAATCTCCCGGCGACAACCCGTGGATCAACTACAACAGCCATGAACTTGTAGGACTTACGCAGACTGAACTTGAACAGAATTTTTACGCACCTTATCCTGAGCTGCGCGAAGTTCTGGAACCGATATTCAAGGACGCCAGATAG
- a CDS encoding ABC transporter permease — protein sequence MTVRSSLMYAKRLLFPGHSTRRTSSNGRRSLLGATLCIGISLVPLVAILIISEGMIQGMTGRLIHLSSHDISVHLDSSSASAQSASAMQEAAAKILKLETITGAFPEVRGSSLAAAGGYRTGASVRAVEPDIFVKNESFSSLLKVVEGKADLDSPRNAVIGQKIAELLGVHPGDRISLITAGGSARPVPKVAQFTVTGIVSCGYQELDALWVFIPLEAGFTSLARNSVSFVIGLTTQNPFSKDFVFIARDVQKFLFGEDGIEGAYVSRWDEENAAQYENFSSTKSLVLLIMLLIVLVASINISSALVMVQMERRKEIAILKSVGASSGGITLSFLAAGMFSGAAGLVLGIPAGLLVGVNVNSIIHAAESVANFFLRLKLALFSPENAGATVNVHILDPAFYLQEIPVEVPAEGILAIILGTLVLVFAVSAVPAIWAGREKPLDTLRKV from the coding sequence ATGACAGTGCGTTCATCACTGATGTATGCAAAAAGACTGCTGTTCCCCGGACATAGTACCCGCCGTACATCCTCGAATGGAAGACGCAGTTTGCTGGGGGCAACACTCTGCATTGGAATAAGCCTTGTTCCGCTTGTTGCAATTCTTATAATTAGTGAAGGAATGATTCAGGGAATGACAGGACGTCTTATACATCTTTCATCCCACGACATAAGCGTTCACCTTGACTCATCATCTGCATCTGCCCAAAGTGCCTCTGCAATGCAGGAAGCCGCCGCCAAAATTCTAAAACTTGAAACCATAACAGGCGCTTTTCCCGAAGTAAGGGGAAGTTCACTTGCTGCGGCGGGCGGTTACAGAACGGGTGCGTCGGTAAGGGCAGTGGAGCCTGATATCTTTGTTAAAAACGAAAGCTTTTCTTCGCTTCTGAAAGTTGTAGAAGGAAAGGCAGATCTTGACAGTCCCAGAAACGCAGTTATAGGACAAAAAATTGCAGAACTTCTTGGGGTGCATCCAGGAGACAGAATTTCTCTTATCACCGCAGGAGGAAGTGCGCGTCCTGTTCCGAAAGTAGCGCAGTTTACCGTAACAGGAATTGTTTCATGCGGTTACCAGGAACTTGATGCGCTGTGGGTTTTTATTCCGCTTGAGGCAGGCTTTACTTCACTGGCAAGAAATTCTGTAAGTTTTGTAATTGGTCTTACCACGCAGAATCCTTTTTCAAAAGATTTTGTTTTTATTGCGCGCGATGTTCAGAAATTTCTTTTTGGGGAAGACGGAATCGAGGGTGCTTATGTAAGCCGCTGGGACGAAGAAAATGCCGCACAGTATGAAAATTTTTCTTCAACAAAGTCTCTTGTTCTTCTTATAATGCTTCTGATTGTTCTTGTGGCAAGTATAAATATAAGTTCGGCCCTAGTGATGGTGCAGATGGAACGCAGAAAAGAAATTGCAATCTTAAAGAGTGTAGGTGCTTCTTCAGGCGGAATTACGCTTTCATTTCTTGCTGCGGGAATGTTTTCTGGTGCTGCAGGGCTTGTGCTTGGTATTCCGGCAGGACTTCTTGTAGGCGTAAATGTCAATTCAATAATTCACGCTGCCGAATCTGTTGCAAATTTTTTCCTTCGGCTTAAGCTTGCACTTTTTTCTCCTGAAAATGCAGGTGCCACTGTAAATGTGCATATACTTGATCCTGCTTTTTATCTTCAGGAAATTCCTGTTGAAGTTCCGGCTGAAGGTATTCTGGCCATTATTTTGGGAACTCTGGTTCTTGTTTTTGCTGTTTCTGCTGTCCCTGCAATATGGGCAGGCCGTGAAAAACCGCTGGATACTTTGCGTAAAGTCTGA